The following is a genomic window from Brachyspira sp. SAP_772.
ATATAACGCTATCAAGCATAGATCCGCTTTCATCYACAAGTATTATAATATGCCAAGGATTGTAGTTTTTTATATTGTTATTAAAATAAAGTTTATCTACAAATATTGTGTTATCTTGAATATTATAGTTTTTTAAATTATGTCTTATTGTTTTTTTTACATCAAGATTTTTAAACATTTTTTTTTGCATTGTATAAGAATGAGGAAGCTTCTTACCATAAAAAACTTTTTTAATATCTTGTTCCATTTTTCTTTTTAGTTTTTCTACAATATCTCTTACTATTCCATATGCAAGTTTTTTTACATTA
Proteins encoded in this region:
- a CDS encoding VWA domain-containing protein; this translates as NVKKLAYGIVRDIVEKLKRKMEQDIKKVFYGKKLPHSYTMQKKMFKNLDVKKTIRHNLKNYNIQDNTIFVDKLYFNNNIKNYNPWHIIILVDESGSMLDSVIYSSIMASIFANLPYLSVKLIIFDTSIVDLTDYVKDPVDTLLKVQLGGGTDIVNALEYAKKITTIPDKTIYLLISDLEDSNDYKCMHNSVK